A DNA window from Candidatus Protochlamydia naegleriophila contains the following coding sequences:
- a CDS encoding UvrD-helicase domain-containing protein: MMKKFNVLDRQMILHQHYLLEASAGTGKTFSIQNIVVRLLIESQHGAEPLPLNKILVVTFTRAATRDLRLRIRSNIEQALHSLNEWINSKTIAGTTPDYLKAFMEDGEECVQKAKKRLQQALFGFDQAQIFTIHSFCSRMLKQYAMESDMGFHAMYGEETLPQSEILAVIRDFFRTEVRLESYSPAQLDIVLKEDPDQKKLLRTIKSGYDFEELPTFRQLYLQFVAIMYELKQIYPLQSLEMLADFQAQSASYRNYKSGETKAETLAKVARFAALFDQEEWTTEDFDKLIQDDLVWTMALDPKLLKSRKVASDALHYPTLTQELKQRLEPLVLQAGSFPVLLTRLARDCQKLLRRYQREEEKLSPDDLLRKMDWALDQAHFLEQIQLTYQAAIIDEFQDTDPIQWQIFRRLFIPDERVWTGYLYLVGDPKQSIYSFRQADIYTYLAAAQALGEHHCYSLDVNYRSQPHLVNALNALFSSENTPRLIPLPKKDFYLPYQPVFTSPSNQDRHFQDEKGAVHFFIGDGSAFKRPKWQDLEDKVFFPFIVQEIRRLQEQKGFAFRQFAVLVRDRHQALRLAEYFDAQQVPYLNQRGTSLAESTALTSLIDLIRAILHPHDRGAIRTALGTPLLGWNHAELKTDDYLEPILAVIQRLRQSLAEKGFAFFFQEFLQSSWRMDGISVLEHLLSKEGGLEFYHDLQQIADIAIDHRYREWNGPEGLIPFLDKFQLWQENDDERVKRFQDPSKDGVKILTLHFSKGLEFDIVFALGLAQRSGMRNELIPIEKEGQLLLTPLVEECEEHHRFCEETDAEKMRQLYVAMTRAKYQLYIPISLHFPTDRLAFGDASPIDLFLGRLWQPACSYGELYERIKQFNGKIFLEFIQEVGSKHHISYSIHEEISLAAIPKQANTCIDLKQPSPVEVVAPELIMASFSSLNHPSITTKRLLKAPPHDFNHPIKDVHTLPASSDTGVFIHQLLEKLSFGDFYSLKNSQEALPLVRPLIQRAAFKDWESVLADLAFNVMHADLGIHTTPFCLAELEPWQHYREMSFLFPYESSLALEGLMEVDGLIKGIVDLIFVHQKRYYIIDWKSNWLGNSPEDYHQSHLHEAMVEHGYLIQAKIYTEALKRYLSLVEPRPFEACFGGTLYLFLRGMQAGKQTGIYTIAP, encoded by the coding sequence ATGATGAAAAAATTTAATGTGCTTGATCGGCAGATGATCCTTCATCAACACTACTTGCTGGAAGCTTCGGCTGGGACGGGAAAAACCTTTTCCATTCAAAATATCGTGGTACGCCTCTTGATCGAAAGCCAGCATGGAGCCGAACCCCTTCCTTTGAATAAGATTCTAGTCGTGACCTTTACTCGCGCCGCAACGAGAGATTTAAGGCTGCGCATTCGCTCCAATATCGAGCAAGCCCTGCATTCTTTGAATGAATGGATAAACAGCAAAACGATTGCGGGTACAACACCCGACTATTTGAAAGCCTTCATGGAAGACGGAGAGGAGTGCGTCCAAAAAGCTAAGAAAAGGCTGCAGCAGGCTCTTTTTGGATTTGACCAAGCCCAGATCTTTACCATCCATTCTTTCTGTTCTAGAATGCTCAAGCAGTATGCAATGGAAAGCGATATGGGGTTCCATGCGATGTATGGAGAGGAAACATTGCCGCAGTCTGAAATTCTAGCGGTCATTCGCGATTTTTTCCGCACAGAAGTGAGATTGGAAAGCTATAGTCCGGCGCAGCTGGACATTGTCTTAAAAGAAGATCCCGATCAAAAGAAATTGCTAAGGACTATCAAGAGCGGTTACGACTTTGAAGAACTGCCAACTTTTAGGCAGCTCTATTTGCAATTTGTTGCGATCATGTACGAGTTAAAGCAGATCTATCCTCTCCAATCGCTTGAAATGCTTGCAGACTTTCAAGCCCAATCAGCATCCTATCGCAATTACAAGAGCGGCGAAACAAAGGCCGAAACATTAGCCAAGGTTGCTCGCTTTGCGGCTTTATTCGATCAGGAAGAGTGGACAACGGAAGATTTTGATAAGCTCATTCAAGATGACCTAGTGTGGACTATGGCTCTCGATCCCAAGCTTTTGAAAAGCCGCAAGGTGGCTAGCGATGCCTTGCACTATCCGACCCTTACTCAAGAACTGAAGCAGCGTTTAGAACCCCTCGTTTTGCAGGCAGGCAGTTTTCCGGTTTTATTGACACGTCTGGCGCGTGATTGTCAAAAGCTTTTGCGTCGCTATCAAAGAGAAGAGGAGAAGCTGTCGCCTGACGATCTGTTGCGTAAAATGGATTGGGCTTTGGATCAAGCCCATTTTTTAGAGCAGATTCAATTGACTTACCAAGCTGCCATCATCGACGAATTTCAAGATACCGATCCGATTCAATGGCAAATTTTTAGAAGGCTATTTATTCCAGACGAACGTGTCTGGACAGGTTATTTATACCTTGTGGGTGATCCCAAGCAGTCGATTTATTCCTTCAGGCAAGCCGATATTTATACTTATTTAGCCGCGGCTCAGGCCTTGGGCGAGCATCACTGCTATTCACTCGATGTCAATTACCGCTCGCAACCTCATTTAGTCAATGCCCTCAATGCGTTGTTTTCTTCCGAAAATACGCCCCGCTTGATCCCCTTGCCTAAAAAAGATTTCTATTTGCCTTATCAGCCAGTGTTTACATCGCCGTCTAACCAGGATCGCCATTTTCAAGATGAAAAGGGAGCAGTCCATTTTTTTATTGGTGATGGAAGCGCCTTCAAGAGACCAAAATGGCAAGATTTAGAAGATAAAGTCTTTTTCCCTTTTATCGTGCAAGAGATCAGGAGGCTGCAAGAGCAAAAGGGATTCGCCTTTCGCCAATTTGCTGTCTTAGTTAGAGACAGGCACCAGGCGCTCCGCCTGGCTGAGTACTTCGATGCACAACAAGTTCCTTATTTGAATCAACGCGGAACGAGCCTTGCCGAATCTACAGCCCTTACCTCGTTGATCGATCTCATTCGAGCTATTCTTCATCCCCACGATCGAGGTGCCATTCGTACGGCTTTAGGGACGCCGTTGCTTGGATGGAATCATGCAGAACTAAAAACGGATGACTATCTGGAACCTATTCTGGCAGTCATTCAGCGTCTGCGTCAAAGCCTTGCCGAAAAAGGATTTGCGTTTTTCTTTCAGGAATTTTTGCAGAGCAGCTGGAGAATGGATGGGATTAGCGTACTCGAGCATTTATTATCAAAAGAAGGTGGACTCGAATTTTATCATGATCTGCAGCAGATCGCCGATATCGCCATCGATCACCGCTACCGCGAATGGAATGGACCGGAGGGGTTGATTCCTTTTTTAGATAAGTTTCAACTATGGCAAGAAAATGATGATGAACGCGTGAAGCGTTTCCAAGACCCCTCTAAGGACGGGGTAAAAATTTTAACGCTGCACTTTAGCAAAGGATTGGAGTTTGACATCGTATTTGCCCTTGGACTTGCCCAACGAAGCGGAATGCGGAACGAGTTGATTCCTATCGAAAAAGAGGGGCAATTGCTCCTAACTCCTTTGGTAGAGGAATGCGAAGAGCATCATCGCTTTTGCGAAGAAACGGACGCAGAAAAAATGCGCCAGCTCTATGTTGCCATGACAAGAGCGAAATACCAACTCTATATTCCAATCAGCCTTCACTTTCCAACAGATCGCCTGGCATTTGGAGATGCATCTCCCATAGACCTTTTCTTGGGCAGGCTTTGGCAGCCAGCTTGTTCTTATGGTGAGCTCTATGAACGCATCAAACAGTTTAACGGTAAAATTTTCCTGGAATTTATTCAGGAAGTTGGCTCCAAGCACCACATCAGCTATTCTATTCATGAAGAAATCTCTCTAGCCGCCATTCCCAAGCAGGCTAATACGTGCATAGATTTAAAGCAGCCGAGCCCTGTAGAGGTTGTGGCTCCAGAGCTTATCATGGCTTCTTTTTCGAGTCTAAATCATCCCTCTATAACTACAAAGCGTCTATTAAAAGCCCCTCCTCATGACTTTAATCACCCCATTAAAGATGTGCATACATTGCCTGCTAGCAGTGACACCGGTGTGTTTATTCATCAGTTATTAGAAAAACTCTCTTTTGGCGACTTTTACTCTCTAAAAAATAGCCAAGAGGCTCTACCGCTTGTCCGCCCCTTGATCCAAAGAGCCGCATTTAAAGACTGGGAAAGCGTCTTGGCAGATCTGGCGTTTAATGTCATGCATGCCGATTTGGGGATCCATACGACTCCTTTTTGTTTAGCCGAATTGGAGCCTTGGCAACACTATCGTGAGATGTCTTTTCTTTTTCCTTATGAATCTTCGTTGGCCTTGGAAGGTTTAATGGAGGTCGACGGATTGATCAAGGGAATTGTTGATCTCATTTTTGTCCATCAAAAACGGTATTACATCATTGATTGGAAAAGTAACTGGCTTGGAAACTCACCAGAAGACTACCATCAATCGCATCTGCA
- a CDS encoding exodeoxyribonuclease V subunit gamma, whose product MVHDLDVFFSNRLSMLYQQLKHILFGVSTTPFKRRLVVVYGPAMKAWLTLQMAQDPDLGVAAGIEFVYLNQAFDQLLRLFQSPNSYIPSSLELSLAIEKELVASLKRFHYLTTAEQQDWLPLVYYLKLDPSQIGSSLKLTRKMEKRLVGLSQHLARIFQDYGRYAYPLVSKWEKGEQGGWQGRLWKTLFCDTNWSYPSRSFQQPLHPCSNCEVHFFSISFASRSEFDFLCRLTPYTQIYYYLLSPCAVFWSDIRSDKETAYLQSFWQQKLGTFSPHVLKLEELLRDRNPLLANFGRLGREMAHQIEESQAQTYARYLLPDHVNVLGEELFLHEDLQFDATEKPLTLLHAIQADMLVMRNPQGEPPFNLEQKDSSIQMHTAPTMRREVQILYHNLLSIIEKNSSISPSDIIVMAPQITEYVPYIQSIFGAVDSQLDFQILDLGMQTQSEIVQGFLQLLNLSESRWEVSQLLQLFEHRSFQRCHQLAQSDYYLIREWIEQAGIRWGEDWLHRNELLQRRHCQQGMVDETAVGTWDFGLTRLLLGLVLKSPAALSLDMLPCEGVDFSQTDLMGKWIRLLHSLRDDLSPLQDRTQMTMDDWSNYLLCLLDNYFKPDFEDSQSVEDYEELKAQFEILRSSARSFKQSHFSFQSVKIHLNHLLQQRGITYRENHLQSIRFCSLMPLRSIPAKVIALMGMQEGVFPRVSYHSSLNLMAGHDQVDYSPNPTDYDRYLFLEALQSASDCLLISHQGYSQQESKELQPSLVIEELFSYLNRHYTIQGKSIVEVCHFKHPFDSFDSRYFQAQTSLPNYSRTDYHSAKCYYQKDKHPPHSFLNEFTFVSHPQADLIPSHSVINLKALNSVARYPIKFYLNKGLEIYLQGEEDRKIKDEEELLLSSLDRYQLKQVALKEPFERVVQIAEKEGKLPFGLFKTVATKRLKEETDDLHERLHKHRIDPKTIFQVEFCTSCTEPCQIQEDQWLLPAVKLVYPDSYELVIVGKLAHVSSQGLVVTGKGTLADAWKAWPQFLLYDCAARLYPEKLQRQLIFTHATQPKKAFFEDSTPYLKQFVSYYALCLKNFSPLIPDWIPLIIEGNACGLQDKMRQLFSDSFGSYQSPDVRWILNKDNLPNAEALLQQWKELTELLAGDLMRFWYPSKQVSGVAE is encoded by the coding sequence ATGGTACATGACTTAGATGTTTTTTTTAGCAATCGATTGTCGATGCTTTATCAACAGCTCAAGCACATCCTGTTTGGGGTTTCTACAACTCCTTTTAAGCGCAGATTGGTCGTTGTCTATGGACCGGCTATGAAAGCGTGGTTGACTCTGCAGATGGCGCAAGATCCGGATTTAGGTGTTGCTGCAGGCATCGAATTTGTTTATCTCAATCAAGCATTCGATCAGCTGCTTCGCCTATTCCAATCTCCAAACTCCTACATTCCCTCTTCATTAGAGCTCTCTTTGGCGATTGAAAAAGAGCTTGTTGCAAGTCTGAAGAGATTCCATTACCTAACTACGGCTGAGCAGCAAGATTGGCTGCCCTTGGTCTATTACTTAAAACTCGACCCCTCTCAAATAGGCTCTTCGCTTAAGTTGACCCGTAAGATGGAAAAGCGGTTAGTCGGCTTGAGTCAACATTTGGCTCGCATTTTTCAAGATTACGGACGGTATGCTTATCCGCTTGTTTCTAAATGGGAAAAGGGAGAGCAAGGGGGATGGCAAGGGCGTTTATGGAAAACGCTGTTTTGCGACACCAACTGGAGCTATCCAAGCCGTTCCTTTCAGCAGCCTTTGCATCCATGCTCGAATTGCGAGGTGCATTTTTTTTCAATCAGCTTTGCATCGCGATCGGAATTCGACTTTTTGTGCAGACTGACTCCCTATACGCAAATATATTACTATTTGTTATCTCCTTGTGCTGTTTTTTGGAGCGATATTCGCTCTGACAAAGAAACAGCCTATTTGCAGAGCTTCTGGCAGCAAAAACTGGGCACGTTTTCTCCACATGTTTTAAAATTAGAAGAGCTCTTGCGCGACCGCAATCCTCTTCTAGCGAATTTTGGAAGGCTTGGCCGTGAGATGGCCCACCAAATAGAGGAAAGCCAAGCGCAAACGTATGCACGCTATCTCCTTCCCGATCACGTCAATGTACTGGGCGAAGAGCTTTTTCTGCATGAAGATTTGCAGTTCGATGCCACAGAAAAGCCTTTGACGCTCTTGCATGCGATTCAAGCCGATATGCTCGTTATGCGCAATCCTCAAGGGGAGCCTCCTTTTAATCTAGAGCAAAAAGATAGCTCGATCCAAATGCATACTGCTCCCACGATGCGGCGCGAAGTGCAAATTCTCTACCATAATCTTTTGTCTATCATCGAAAAAAATTCTTCGATTTCTCCAAGCGACATCATTGTCATGGCACCGCAAATTACAGAGTATGTACCCTACATTCAAAGCATTTTTGGAGCAGTCGACAGCCAGCTCGACTTTCAAATTTTGGATCTTGGGATGCAGACTCAAAGTGAAATTGTGCAGGGGTTTTTGCAGCTTCTGAATTTAAGTGAAAGTCGCTGGGAAGTCAGCCAGCTTCTGCAGTTATTTGAGCATCGCTCGTTTCAACGGTGCCATCAGCTCGCGCAAAGCGATTACTACCTCATTCGAGAATGGATAGAGCAGGCTGGCATTCGCTGGGGTGAGGACTGGCTGCACCGCAACGAGTTATTGCAGCGGCGGCATTGCCAGCAAGGCATGGTTGATGAAACTGCAGTTGGCACATGGGACTTTGGTTTGACCCGTCTGCTTTTGGGATTAGTTTTAAAATCACCTGCTGCTCTTTCCCTCGACATGCTTCCATGTGAAGGTGTCGACTTTTCGCAAACCGATTTAATGGGGAAATGGATTCGGCTCTTGCACTCCTTGCGCGATGATTTGTCTCCTTTGCAAGATCGGACTCAAATGACAATGGACGACTGGTCGAATTATTTATTATGCCTCCTTGACAACTACTTTAAACCTGATTTTGAAGATTCGCAGTCGGTTGAAGATTATGAAGAGCTGAAAGCACAGTTCGAGATCCTGCGCTCGTCTGCCCGCAGCTTTAAACAGTCCCACTTTTCGTTTCAATCAGTTAAAATTCATTTAAATCATTTGCTGCAACAGCGGGGTATTACTTACCGCGAAAATCACTTGCAATCGATCCGCTTTTGCTCTTTGATGCCTTTGCGATCAATCCCTGCCAAAGTCATTGCCCTTATGGGAATGCAGGAAGGTGTTTTTCCGCGCGTTAGTTATCACTCCTCTCTCAATTTGATGGCAGGGCACGATCAGGTCGACTACAGTCCCAATCCAACCGATTACGATCGTTATTTATTCTTAGAGGCTTTGCAGTCGGCTAGCGATTGTTTGCTGATTAGCCATCAAGGCTATAGCCAGCAAGAGTCCAAGGAGCTGCAGCCGAGCCTTGTCATAGAAGAGCTTTTTTCTTACTTGAACCGCCACTATACCATTCAAGGCAAGAGCATTGTAGAAGTGTGTCATTTCAAGCATCCATTCGATTCATTCGATAGCCGCTATTTTCAGGCACAGACGTCTTTGCCTAACTATTCACGCACTGACTATCATTCGGCTAAGTGCTACTATCAAAAAGACAAGCATCCTCCCCATAGTTTTTTAAATGAATTTACTTTCGTTAGCCATCCTCAAGCTGATTTAATTCCCTCTCACAGCGTCATCAATCTCAAAGCGCTCAACAGCGTTGCTCGCTATCCTATCAAGTTCTACTTGAACAAGGGATTGGAAATCTATTTGCAAGGCGAAGAAGACCGCAAAATTAAAGACGAGGAAGAGCTGCTGCTTTCTTCACTTGATAGGTATCAGCTCAAACAGGTGGCTTTGAAAGAGCCGTTTGAACGGGTCGTGCAGATAGCTGAAAAAGAAGGAAAGCTTCCGTTCGGGCTTTTTAAAACGGTGGCTACCAAGCGACTCAAAGAAGAAACGGATGACTTGCATGAGCGCTTGCACAAGCATCGGATCGATCCAAAGACCATTTTCCAAGTTGAGTTTTGTACTAGCTGTACAGAACCATGCCAGATTCAAGAAGACCAGTGGCTGCTTCCAGCAGTCAAACTGGTTTATCCAGATAGTTATGAACTGGTTATTGTTGGCAAGCTTGCTCATGTCTCTTCGCAGGGCTTGGTTGTTACAGGTAAAGGCACGTTGGCAGATGCTTGGAAAGCATGGCCGCAGTTTCTTCTTTATGACTGCGCGGCTAGGCTTTATCCTGAAAAACTACAAAGACAGCTCATTTTTACCCATGCAACGCAGCCTAAAAAGGCCTTTTTTGAAGATAGCACGCCTTATTTAAAACAATTTGTCAGCTACTACGCACTATGCTTGAAAAACTTTTCACCATTAATTCCAGACTGGATTCCATTGATCATAGAAGGGAATGCTTGCGGGCTTCAAGATAAAATGAGACAGCTTTTTTCAGATTCATTTGGCAGTTATCAAAGCCCGGACGTGCGCTGGATTCTCAATAAAGACAATCTTCCCAATGCCGAGGCGCTTTTACAACAATGGAAAGAGCTAACTGAACTCTTGGCGGGCGATTTAATGCGCTTTTGGTATCCTTCTAAACAGGTGAGCGGGGTAGCAGAATGA
- a CDS encoding alpha/beta hydrolase produces the protein MLPIQSDPTPAAWPNGWNPPSSLDTKLFKNFASYLHHRAALEILPSLNISKLDLANERQSMQRYADRAQRMQFLTADDEQIDGVIVWALPADGKEENYTKQNWILYLNGNGETYEDNLAFLNWYAKETGCNLISFNYRGVGESSGYPNCFKDLVIDADAVFQHLERHGVASNRILIHARSLGGAVGVALRALHEDGPICNERSLSSWGAVEVCLSGKISGSLFNLYLQAMGWNIQPLEDWEKIQGYKWVIVSPTDEVIDFKKASFYAGLRRAYGLSEKELEEQIPVIKLPPFYSELNGNRPEGHNIPLNSKVINDVWKEHKRMIQKAFKGE, from the coding sequence ATGCTTCCCATCCAATCAGACCCAACACCTGCTGCATGGCCTAATGGGTGGAATCCTCCTTCCTCTTTGGATACTAAACTATTTAAAAATTTTGCTTCTTACTTGCATCATAGAGCTGCGCTGGAAATACTTCCCTCTTTGAATATTTCAAAGCTTGATTTGGCAAATGAGCGCCAAAGCATGCAAAGATACGCAGATCGTGCGCAGAGAATGCAGTTTTTAACGGCTGATGATGAGCAAATTGATGGAGTGATTGTCTGGGCCTTGCCTGCAGATGGCAAAGAAGAGAATTATACCAAGCAAAACTGGATTCTCTACTTAAATGGAAATGGTGAAACGTACGAAGATAATCTTGCCTTTCTGAATTGGTATGCCAAGGAAACAGGTTGCAATCTAATCTCTTTCAATTACCGCGGCGTAGGCGAAAGTAGCGGCTATCCCAATTGCTTTAAGGATCTCGTCATCGATGCTGATGCTGTCTTCCAGCATTTGGAACGCCATGGGGTCGCTAGCAATCGAATCCTGATTCACGCCCGCTCTTTAGGCGGAGCAGTTGGAGTGGCTTTAAGGGCACTTCATGAAGATGGACCCATTTGCAATGAGCGATCTCTTTCGTCTTGGGGAGCCGTGGAGGTCTGTTTAAGTGGAAAAATTTCTGGCTCCCTTTTCAATCTTTACTTGCAGGCAATGGGGTGGAATATACAACCTCTGGAAGACTGGGAAAAGATTCAAGGTTATAAGTGGGTCATCGTCTCTCCCACCGATGAAGTGATCGACTTTAAAAAAGCGTCTTTTTATGCGGGGTTAAGGCGGGCTTATGGTCTTTCTGAAAAAGAACTTGAGGAACAAATACCTGTGATTAAATTACCCCCATTTTATTCCGAATTGAACGGAAATAGGCCCGAAGGGCATAATATTCCTTTAAATAGCAAAGTCATTAATGATGTATGGAAAGAGCATAAACGTATGATACAAAAAGCCTTTAAGGGGGAATAG